The sequence below is a genomic window from Paenibacillus sp. DCT19.
TCAGGGCAGACGTTCAGGCTTAACAAGCACAGATTCAGCACCGAAGGTGGGGACACGATCATGAGTACATCATTTGTTAGTATTATTGGCGCCGGCCCTGGTGATCCTGAACTAATTACGGTAAAAGCCTTGAAACGAATCCAAACGGCGGATGTCATTCTATATGATCGTCTTGTGAATGACCAACTGCTTGCTGAGGCTCGCGAAGATGCACTGCGCATCTATTGTGGCAAGGCTCCTGGGCTGCATTCGATGAGCCAAGAGATGATTGGACATATGCTTATCAGCCATGCAGCGGAAGGGAAACGGGTTGTTCGCCTCAAAGGCGGTGATCCGTTCATCTTCGGACGCGGCGGTGAAGAGGCACTTGCGCTGGCACAGGCTGGCATTGCCTTTGAAATCATTCCGGGCATTACCTCTGCTGTCGGCACATCCGCATCCACCATGATTCCACTAACTCACCGCGGACTGGCTTCTTCCTTCGCCTGTGTAACTGGAACCGGCAGTGATGGTAACGTATCCTCAGTGCGCTGGGATCTGTTAGCTCACAGCGTGGATACCCTGGTCATTTACATGGGAATCAGTCAACTAGCTGATATTCAACGGGAACTATTGCATCATGGCAAACACAGCTCCACACCAGCCGCCCTTGTAGAACGAGGCACGACTTCGCAGGAGCGAATCATTACGGGCACACTCGCCGAACTGCAATCACTCGCAGTCTCGGAAGATGTGAGTAATCCAGCTTTAATTATTATTGGAGAGGTCGTACGTGTGCGCGAACAATTGCTGCAACTGCAACGCGCCGCTGACGCTTCTATGACTGGATAGCCATCCTCTCTTTCTTTTCTTAATCTAACAGCATACGCTCGTGAATCGTCCGACCCTTCTGCCCTGGTTCAATCAGCAGACGGGTCGGTTTGATGTTGATTAGCGCCGTTAACTGCTCACCCATATAATGCGCAGAATATTTAAATCCAATCTCCGCCCAGTGCATAATGACACCAACCGTTGCCGATACGAGGTAACTAAGCATAATGTCGTAATTAATGACGTGCTCGCTATCCTCGGTGACAAGAACAAAATCCTCTGTTAAATAGGTACGAAACATATTACATAACCTGGAGCTCATGTCACTGTGCATCGTAATTAAGGCACGGAAGATGTCCTGGTGTGCTTCTATATAATTAAAAACCGGCATCGTAGATGGCAGCAATGCGGTCATATCCACTTCTTTTAAATGTGTATACGGTTCTGCGTACGCTTGTCCCACACCCTGCATGAAATCTTCCAAAATGAATTGCAGTAGCTCCGGCTTGCCCGGAAAATGCAAATAGAACGTACCTCGATTGTAATCCGCTCGCTCCGTAATGTCCCGAATCGTTACAGCTTCCGCTCCCTTTTCCAATATTAAAGAAACCGCCGCAGCGATGATAGCATCCTGCGTTCTTCGTGCTCTGCGATCCTGAGGATGTTCAATAATCAACATTCCCGCCTCCTTTGTCCATTATTGTAACCTAAATGAACACCGCTTACATCTGTGTTCGATAGCTGACATTTGCGTTGTCAATGACGATTGTCACATTCTTATGTATATCTTAACATTAAGACAGGAAGTATAGACGACAGGTTGAATCATTTTTTAAGAAATGGTCGCCTGAACAACATCACACCAAAGGAGAGGATTAGATCATGAGTACATCCTACACACATACAGCCGTAATTACAGGTGCAGCCGGAGGAATTGGTAAAGAATTAGCACGCCGCTTTGCTGAACGCAAAATCAACCTGGTGCTGGTCGATCTGAATCAAGAAGCAATCGAGCAGACAATTACAGATCTTAATCTAGATCAAGAGCATGTCATCGCGGTGAAAGCCAACGTATCTCAGGAAGAAGACGTTAAAAACTATGTGCAAAAAGCGCTTGATGCCTTTGGAAGAATCGATTACTTCGCCAATAATGCGGGTATTGAAGGACCAACTGGCTCCATTGATGAACTGAGCGTTGAAGCACTCGACCTCGTATACAATGTCAACGTGCGTGGTGTATTCCTAGGGTTGCAAAATGTCATTCCTGTTATGAAAAAACAAAAATCCGGAGCGATTCTGAACACATCCTCCCTTGCTGGCTTAATGGGAGCTCCTGGGATGTCTCCATATATTATGTCCAAACATGCGGTAGTAGGTCTTACCCGTACAGCTGCTAATGAACTGGCTTCTTCTAATATCCGAGTTAATGCAGTATTGCCAGGAACAATCAATACTCGCATGATGCGTCAGATTGAAGCTAACTCTGGTAATGTGGATGATTATCAATCTGCAACAGTTTCTACGATTCCAATGGGTCGCTATGGCGAAGCCGCAGAAGTTGCTGCCGTAATGAACTTCCTTTTGTCCGAAGAAGCTTCTTATGTAACAGGTTCTCTCTACACTGTGGACGGCGGAATGGTTGGTCAATAAACCATAAGGCACATGTAGCATTAACATTATCAATAAAATAGATCAATACGTTGAAAGACCTGCAACGAGAATGCGGTAAAGCATACCTCGAAGCAGGTCTTTCAAGTGTTAATATACGCTACTCTTAATCAATGTACCCTGCGTGGCCCTTGTCCATCAGGTAATCCATTTCAGCATCGAGGATGTTCTCTACTGTTAGTTCATCCAGCTTCACGTCTTTGCGACTCACGATATAATCGGCCAGATCGTCGCCGTCGATATCTACATCACCTTTGGCATTCTCATGTGCCTTGTTGATGTAAGCTTGCTCATGCTTCAGAACAAGCGCAATGTTCGCTTGACTCGCTTTTGTTTTATCTGCAATATATTGCATCATTTCTTGTTCGTTAATTGGATTCGTCTCGGTCAATTCAGTCAGCTCCTTGATTCATACATGCTGTTGTTATTGTAGCATAGGTTAACCCGTTACTGGCACATCTTATGCTAGGGCGAATCTCTTTTTCAAGATCATCCATGGCGCCAATGTATACAACGCACGCTCCATTTACGTTAAACGTACGTAGAACGTCGCTCCTTCTCCAACCACGCTTCGGGCATAGATCTCACCCTTATGCTGATCCACAATAGAACGGGCAATGGCAAGTCCCAGACCATGTCCACCATGTTGTCGAGCACGGGAGGCATCCGTTCGATAGAAACGATCGAAGATTCGATCCAGATGTTCAGGGGCAATACCCTCGCCTGTATTAGATACCGCAAGCACCACTTCGTTATTCTGCTTCTTCAACGTGACATTCACTGCACCCTTGGATTTAGCGTATTTAACGGCGTTGTCCAGTAGGATCAGAATGACCTGCTTGATCTGTTCATTGTTGCCATGAACCATAAGCTCAGGCTCTATGCTGTAGTCGAGTGAGATATTTTTCTCAAATATCATTGCTTCCATCGTCAAAATAATCGTCTCAACCGCATCGCTCATATTGAATTTGGCATGAATCATCGTAGATCTGGAATCATCAATCTCGGTCAGATACAGCAGACTACTCGTCAGTTTGGACATCCGCTCTGTCTCCGACTTAATGTAATGTAGCCATTTGGACTGATGTTCAATGGTATCCTCGCTATTGGCAAGCAACACATCGGCATTGGTATTAATGATAGCAAGCGGTGTTTTCAGCTCGTGTGATGCATCGGCAATGAATTGCTTCTGCTTCTCGAATGCTTCACGAACAGGCTTAATGGAACGATTCGCGAAGTAGCGGCTTAGGAAATAAATAACGATCAGCATGGCTAGCCCTACAACAGCAAACGTATAGATCAGGTTCGTAAGAATGCCCTGTTGTGCCGTTACATCTATGAACACGATCATATATCCATTACTGCTCGAATCAACTACATAGGCCCACTCGGTGCTATCCAGTGCAAATTGTCCGGTCTGACGATTACCCCCGCTCAGCTTATCCTGATCGACCTTTCCCAGGGCCTCTTCATAAAAGGTAGCATCCATGTCGAAGCGAGAATGTGTGTTGGTAATCTTCCAATCACGATCTGTCTGGATCATAAACGATACGGAACGTGCAGGCGGAGAGTTAGGATCTTCTCCCATCGCCCCTCCATTCTCTCCAAGCCCATCCGCTGGCGGTGACCCTATCCCTGACGCACCGGATGTACCCGATACACCCGACGTACCTGACCCTGATACACCGGAGAACCCATCTTCATTACGCGGCATTTTGGAAGAATTATAAGGACCGTGATAGAAATCAGAGACCTTATACAGCTCCATGTTGGTCTCTCGCTGAACATTCTGATAGGTAATCGTATAGATCGTTGCGAAGGCGACCAGCATCATAATCGAGATGGACACCAGGTTTACGATGAGAAACCGATTTCTGAGTTTCTTGAACATCAGGCTGTCACCTCAAGTACATAACCCACACCCCGAATAGTATTAATGCGGACAGCGGAATTCAGGAAGGTTAATTTTTTGCGCAAAAACGAGATGTACACTTCCACATTGTTATACTCCACTTCCGAATCGAATCCCCACAGCTTCTCAATGATCTGCTCCTTGGAGGTGATCGCCGATTTACGTGTGATCAGTAGCTCCAGCAGTTCATTTTCCTTGAGATTAAGCTTCATTTCTTTGCCTTGCACCGAAAGCTTCAGTTGCACGGTGTTTAGCTCAATATCTCCGAATTTGAGAGCATCCTCAGGAACAACCTCACCTTTGCGTCGCAGTGCTGCCCGAATCCGAGCTAGAAGCTCTTCTGTAGCGAATGGCTTCGCGATATAATCGTCGGCTCCATAGTCGAGCCCGGTGACTTTATCGTCAATCTCTCCCTTAGCAGTCAGCAAAATCACCGGTGTATGGTTACCTTCGCTGCGCAATGTCTTAAGTACCGTGATTCCATCCATTTCTGGCATCATAATGTCGAGCAGCAGTAAATCGTAAATGCCACTGAGTGCATAATCAAGTCCCGATCTTCCGTCATGCACCATATCTACGGAGTAATTATTTTTCTTCAATATCTGTGACACTGCTTCTGCCAAATGAATCTCATCTTCCGCAATTAGTATTCTCATCTGTATTCATCCCTCTATATGGATTGGTTGTGAACATGTTCATCTATTATACCAATGATTATATCTGTGGAACCTTGAATCAATCTTAATTTATGTTTTGGCTCAGCACTATTATAGGAAGGTAAAAAAATGTTAACGCAATGTAAAATCATTTAAGATTCATTCAAGGTTAGCCCTCTAAGATACAGACATGAAGCAAATACGCAACGAAATAAAACATACAAACTCACGAACGAAAGGATTGAACCCACATGGCAATTGAAGTATTCAACCGATATGAGAGCAAGTATCTACTGACGGACGAACAATACGAACATTTTTACAGCGATCTGCTGAAATACATGGAACTGGACGCCTACAACAAAAAACATGAATTCTACTCCATCAGTAACCTTTACTTCGATACACCGCAAGATTCACTGATTCGTGCAAGTCTCTCCAAACCGAAATACAAGGAGAAGCTGCGGCTGAGAGCATACGGTGTACCTGAGGAGAATGCCAAAGTGTACTTAGAGATCAAAAAGAAAGTTTTCGGCCTGGTCAACAAGCGCAGAACAGCCCTGAAGCTGGATGAAGCATACGAGTTCGTCCGCACTGGACAGGCGCCGGAACTCGCCGATTACATGAACAAGCAGGTCGTTGAAGAGATCAAATACTTCCTACGGCTGTATGATCTTGAACCGAAAGTGTATCTAGCGTATGAACGCAAAGCGTTGTTTGACAAAAACAGCCGCGATCTGCGGATTACCTTTGATACCAACATTCGTAGCCGCAGATACGATCTGAAGCTGGAACAGGGAGATTACGGCGAGCCGCTTGTGAAGGACGGTCGATGGCTCATGGAAGTGAAGGCAGAGAAAACCGTTCCGATCTGGCTGTCTCAACTGTTATGCGAACACGGACTCTACCGTACTGGATTCTCCAAATACGGTAACGAATACAGACATCTGGTGAGAACAACGAACCTGAACTACCAGACAGAGCGTGTACTCGTACCAGGTACAGACTTCGAACCTGCAATGGAACAAGAACAATCAATTAGAGAAAGAGAGCGTGTCCTATATGCTTGATTCATTATTCAGCTCCGCATTAGACGATACAACACTAACCTTTAGCAGTTCCGTTATCACCATTGGACTTGCCATTATTCTGGGACTCATCATTAGTCTCACCTACATGAAGACCAATCAGAGCACATACTCACAGAGCTTCACCTTGACCATGGTTGTTCTACCAGTCATTGTCGCCATTATCATCCTACTCATCGGCAGCAAC
It includes:
- a CDS encoding response regulator transcription factor, which produces MRILIAEDEIHLAEAVSQILKKNNYSVDMVHDGRSGLDYALSGIYDLLLLDIMMPEMDGITVLKTLRSEGNHTPVILLTAKGEIDDKVTGLDYGADDYIAKPFATEELLARIRAALRRKGEVVPEDALKFGDIELNTVQLKLSVQGKEMKLNLKENELLELLITRKSAITSKEQIIEKLWGFDSEVEYNNVEVYISFLRKKLTFLNSAVRINTIRGVGYVLEVTA
- a CDS encoding polyphosphate polymerase domain-containing protein is translated as MAIEVFNRYESKYLLTDEQYEHFYSDLLKYMELDAYNKKHEFYSISNLYFDTPQDSLIRASLSKPKYKEKLRLRAYGVPEENAKVYLEIKKKVFGLVNKRRTALKLDEAYEFVRTGQAPELADYMNKQVVEEIKYFLRLYDLEPKVYLAYERKALFDKNSRDLRITFDTNIRSRRYDLKLEQGDYGEPLVKDGRWLMEVKAEKTVPIWLSQLLCEHGLYRTGFSKYGNEYRHLVRTTNLNYQTERVLVPGTDFEPAMEQEQSIRERERVLYA
- the cobA gene encoding uroporphyrinogen-III C-methyltransferase; this encodes MSTSFVSIIGAGPGDPELITVKALKRIQTADVILYDRLVNDQLLAEAREDALRIYCGKAPGLHSMSQEMIGHMLISHAAEGKRVVRLKGGDPFIFGRGGEEALALAQAGIAFEIIPGITSAVGTSASTMIPLTHRGLASSFACVTGTGSDGNVSSVRWDLLAHSVDTLVIYMGISQLADIQRELLHHGKHSSTPAALVERGTTSQERIITGTLAELQSLAVSEDVSNPALIIIGEVVRVREQLLQLQRAADASMTG
- a CDS encoding TetR/AcrR family transcriptional regulator, giving the protein MLIIEHPQDRRARRTQDAIIAAAVSLILEKGAEAVTIRDITERADYNRGTFYLHFPGKPELLQFILEDFMQGVGQAYAEPYTHLKEVDMTALLPSTMPVFNYIEAHQDIFRALITMHSDMSSRLCNMFRTYLTEDFVLVTEDSEHVINYDIMLSYLVSATVGVIMHWAEIGFKYSAHYMGEQLTALINIKPTRLLIEPGQKGRTIHERMLLD
- a CDS encoding cell wall metabolism sensor histidine kinase WalK; translated protein: MFKKLRNRFLIVNLVSISIMMLVAFATIYTITYQNVQRETNMELYKVSDFYHGPYNSSKMPRNEDGFSGVSGSGTSGVSGTSGASGIGSPPADGLGENGGAMGEDPNSPPARSVSFMIQTDRDWKITNTHSRFDMDATFYEEALGKVDQDKLSGGNRQTGQFALDSTEWAYVVDSSSNGYMIVFIDVTAQQGILTNLIYTFAVVGLAMLIVIYFLSRYFANRSIKPVREAFEKQKQFIADASHELKTPLAIINTNADVLLANSEDTIEHQSKWLHYIKSETERMSKLTSSLLYLTEIDDSRSTMIHAKFNMSDAVETIILTMEAMIFEKNISLDYSIEPELMVHGNNEQIKQVILILLDNAVKYAKSKGAVNVTLKKQNNEVVLAVSNTGEGIAPEHLDRIFDRFYRTDASRARQHGGHGLGLAIARSIVDQHKGEIYARSVVGEGATFYVRLT
- a CDS encoding SDR family NAD(P)-dependent oxidoreductase, which produces MSTSYTHTAVITGAAGGIGKELARRFAERKINLVLVDLNQEAIEQTITDLNLDQEHVIAVKANVSQEEDVKNYVQKALDAFGRIDYFANNAGIEGPTGSIDELSVEALDLVYNVNVRGVFLGLQNVIPVMKKQKSGAILNTSSLAGLMGAPGMSPYIMSKHAVVGLTRTAANELASSNIRVNAVLPGTINTRMMRQIEANSGNVDDYQSATVSTIPMGRYGEAAEVAAVMNFLLSEEASYVTGSLYTVDGGMVGQ